One window of the Montipora foliosa isolate CH-2021 chromosome 4, ASM3666993v2, whole genome shotgun sequence genome contains the following:
- the LOC138001289 gene encoding pancreatic triacylglycerol lipase-like, with amino-acid sequence MASDSVSCRHNNYRLQAGYQQDGPGHNNWCYRLKDALLEREDCNVIVIDWSGGSKSLYEQSSGNTRLVGVQAAELIKLIIEYNGGSRDLADEFYFIGFSLGAQIAGYTGKRLRESNMVLGRITGKITFVI; translated from the exons atggcgtctgatagtgTTTCGTGCCGACACAACaactaccgcctgcaagcaggctatcAAC AGGATGGACCTGGACATAACAATTGGTGCTATAGACTAAAAGATGCGCTTCTAGAGCGAGAAGATTGCAACGTTATAGTGATAGATTGGTCCGGTGGTTCTAAATCTCTCTATGAGCAGTCCTCAGGAAACACTCGATTAGTTGGGGTACAGGCTGCAGAACTGATAAAGCTCATAATTGAATACAACGGTGGTTCCAGAGATTTGGCTGATGAATTCTACTTTATTGGATTCAGTCTTGGGGCTCAAATTGCCGGATATACTGGGAAGCGTCTTCGGGAGAGTAACATGGTTCTTGGCCGTATTACAGGTAAAATTACCTTTGTGATCTGA